The DNA window AACCGGACGGATGCTGGCGATCCCGAGAAGCACACCGCCGACGGCGATGGCAGCTGTGGGAAAGAGCCCGCGGTCGCTGAGACCCCATACAGCAGCGAGATCGAGAACCACGACGGCCGCCAGCGCGATCGTGAGCATGACGAAGGCGATATTGCCGAGGATGAACCCGTTCGCGCGCACCACGATGATGGTCGCGACAGACGCTCCGATCAGGAGCAGCCAGGCAGCGACGTTCATGTGCAGGTTCGGGTACTGACCCAGGTGGAGCGAGAAGCGCCACAGGCAGCTGAGGATGATCATCGCTCCGCCGACCGCGAGCCCCGTGCCGAGCTGGTGGGTTCCGAGTGAGGCGCGCGCCGCAGCGGTTCGGTTCGGTCTGCGGGCAGTTCTGGTCACTTGGGAACCTCCAGTACGACCGTCGTTCCGGCGTCGGGAGCGCTGAAAACGCGCACGCTGCCGCCCGCGTCACGCACCCGAGCGACCACGGATTCGGCGAAGCCGAGCCTGCCGTCTTCGACGGCCTGCGGGTCGAAGCCGACACCGGCATCCGTCACAACACCGCGGACAACCTCACCGTCATCGCTGAGGGTGACGTGGGCGACCGTCTGTCCCGAGTGCCTGCGCACGTTCTCGAGACACTCACTGAGTGCGAGGACGAATGCCTCGAGTTTGCCGCCGGGCAGACCAAGCTGCCCGGAGCCGTGCCAGTTGATGTCGAGTCCCATTGAGCCGAACCGCCTCTTGAGCGCTTCGAGGGTGCCTCCGAGTGCGAGTTCGGCGGTGTTGGTCAGGGTGTACTCGCCACTGGACTTGGGCTGCGGGGATTCGCCGAGGCGCAGTCTCGTGAGCAGTGCGCCGTCGGACTCAGCCTGGGCCCGCAGGGCTTCCGGAGCGACTCCGACGCCGGAGTGAGCGAGCAGCGTGAGCGTTGCGAGCACCGTGTCGTGCAGCAACCTCGCGTCCCTGTGCCGCTGGGTTTCCGTCTCGGTGGCCCGGCGCTCAACGTTGTGCGCTCGGCCGATGCTCGCGACGCGCGCCATGATGCGAGGGAAACTGGACCTGAGCCAGAGGCCGAACATCGTCGACACACCCCAGCCGACGGAGATGAAGACGAGAAGGGGGAGAGTGCGCGGATTGATTCCGGTGCTGAGGGCGAGGATGGTTCCGATCGTGCTGAGGAACGCGAGCGCAAGGCAGACGAGTTGCCCCCAGGTGGAAACGAGGATCGTGGCCATCGACCCGATTCCCCATGCGCCGAGAGCTGAGATGGCGCTGCCCGTTCCCATGTTCAGCTGGCCGCCGGCGGGGATGTAGATCGCGGCGATGGTCGACAGCCCGATGCTGTAGGTGAGGATCATCCACAGCGGGTCGGGCCGGTAGGTCATCACGGTTTGCGCCACGGCCAGGACAGCGAGAAGGACCACACAGGTGAGGTAGCTCGTAAACTCCATGGCGCCGGGCAGGGACAGGCAGATCAGAGCGGTCGCGGTTCCCGTGAGACCGAAGAGCCGGGTGGTGCGGTAGAGCAGTCGTGCGAGCTGCCAGCTGAAGCGGTCCCGCTCTTCGGCGCTCAGTCGTTTCGGGCTCATCCTTCGCCCGGTTGTGCACCGAACGGGCGCAAGAGGGTCGATTGCGCTTCATCAAGGGTGCCAACCATGCTCGGCAGTATATTGCCCCCCGGATACTCCCGACCGACGACGCGGCCGGTTTATGCCTCTCAGGCGGCTGGCGAATTCAGCAGCCGCGAGAGGTGAAAGCTCACGGCGACGTGCTCGATCAGGAACCCGTCGTGCCCGTATTCGGATTCGATGACCGCGGGAGAGTTTCCGTCGATACCCGTGCGGATGCCTGCGGCAATGCGTTCCTGCCCTTCGACGGGGAATAACCGGTCTGAATCGATCCCAAGCACGAGAGTGGGTGCACGTACCCGACCGAGGGCGGCCTCGATTCCGTCGCGGTCGCGACCGACATCGTGGGAGTTCATCGCTTCCACGAGCGTGATGTAGCTGTTGGCGTCGAAGCGGCGAGTGAACTTGTTGCCGTGGAAGTCGATGTACGACTCGACCGCGTACTTGCCGCCGTCACCGAGGGGGCTGATGGGGGATTGCCAGCTGCGCTCGAACCTGTCGTTGAGTTCGGTCGGGCTGCGGTAGTTGAGCAGCGCCATCCGCCGCGCGAGGGCGAGCCCCCGATGTGGGCCCTCACCGTCGCGCGCGTCGTAGAAGTCTCCCCCTGCAAACAGGGGATCCGTCCTGATCGCCTCGATCTGCACCGAGTTGAGCGCGATCTGGTCTGCCGTGGTCATGGGAGGTGCCGCGAGGACCGCGAGACGACCGACCCGGTCGGGAAAGCCGACGGCCCATTCCAGCGCGTGCATTCCGCCCATCGACCCGCCGATGACCGCAGCCCAGGTCCCGATGCCGAGCGCGTCGGCGAGGGCGACCTGTGCGCTGACCTGATCGCGGATCGTGGTGAACGGAAAACGTGACGCCCATTCGAACCCGTCGGGCGAGAAGGACGCGGGCCCGGTCGAGCCCTGGCAGCCACCGAGCATGTTCGGGGTGACGACGAACCAGACGTCGGTGTCGATCGCGAGTCCCGGCCCGACGATCTCCTGCCACCAGCCCGCCGTGGGGTGGCCGGGAGCGGCTGGGCCCATGACATGGCTGTCTCCGGTGAGCGCGTGGGCGATCAGGATCGCATTGTCCCTCTCGGGGGAGAGGGTGCCCCGGGTCTCGAAGGCGATGCGGACGTGCGGCAGGCTCTGTCCACTCTCGAACTCGAGCGGACCCAGGTCGGCGAACAGCCGGAACCCACGCGGGTCCCCATCCCGCCACGCTCCCGTTGCCGGTGGCTTACCGAGCACGTGCCTGGTGTCCGCCTCGGTGATGAAGCGCGACGGGACCGTGTCTTCGGGTGTCTGCCAGTCCATGCGTCCATTGTGCCCAACCGGGGTCCGGGCTGCCGTCGTGTTACGACTTCGGCCTGTTTCGCTCAGACGGATGCCGAGATTCGCGCGATTCTGCGGAGCGCTGCGTCCTCGGATGTCGACCGACGGCCGAGAATGCGTCGGACGCCACCGAGAACCACCCGGGTGGTCGTGACGGCGGGGAACAGCGGTCGACCCAGGCCGAGGAGCTCGCGATATTCGCGGGGGATCGATGCAACCGCGCCTGCGAAGAGCACGCGGTAGGCCGGAAGGACCCCTCGTGACAGCGGAGGATTGCGGATGAAGTGCACGATCTCTGCCACTCGCTCGTCGTGTTTGAGGGTTCCAGCCGCATACACGGAGTGCAGGTGTTCCTTGAGCGCTGCGGCCGATCGGGGCGGCTGTTCGACGCCGATGAGCTCACCGGCCTTCGCCCACTCGCTCACATACGCGTCGGCGCCGCCGGGAATCGGTGACCCCCAGAGAAGCTGGCAGGCGAGGAACGAGTCGGTGAAGACCGAGTGCACCCAGTCGAGGAGTTCCGGATCGCCGGCCGCGTACTCGCGCTCGTCGCCGTTCGCGTCGAGGTATGTTCCCGTGACGCGTTCGTGGAACCGGCCGACGCGCTGCGACTCCGCCACAGCGGTGGCCGTATCGGCGAAGGTGACGGTCATCAGCCAGCGAATGGTCCCCGACAAACGACCGAGCGGGTCTTCCCGGTACCTCGACCAGTCATGGACGCCGGCGAGCGCGCCCGGATGGAGCGCCTGCATCAGGAGCGATCGGATGCCGGCGACCATCGTCGGCAGTTCACCGTGCACCGCCCACGAGGCGGAGCCCGGACCGAAGAAGCCGGCGTCACCGCCGTCCTCGAGTCGCTCGACCCAGGCGGGTCGCCCCTCACTCGAGCCGGACAGTGTGCTCAGGAGATGCGACTTCCATGCGTCGGCCAGCCTCGTCATCGGGCGAGGATAGCTCCGGGCGCTGGGAGTGCGCCGACCGTTCGGATCGCCGACAGTTCCGGCGACAGTTTCGGCGACCGTTCGGCGCCCCAGCATCCGATTAAGGAACTCTGACCGGGCTACGCCCGCGCGGCCTCCACGACCTTGCGGGCAGCGGCCAGCCCTTGCTCAAGGTCTGCCTTGAGGTCGGCAACGTTCTCCAGCCCGACCGAGAGGCGCACGAGGCCAGGCGTGACCCCGGTGGTGAGCTGCTGCTCAGGGGTGAGCTGGGAGTGGGTCGTCGACGCCGGGTGGATCACGAGCGAGCGGACGTCACCGATGTTGGCGAGGTGGGAGAACAGGCTCAGCGTGTTGACGAGCTCACTTCCGGCGTCGACGCCGCCCTTGAGTTCGAAGCTCAAGACAGCCCCGACGCCCTTCGGTGCGTACTTGTTCGCCGCCGCGTACCAGGGGCTCGATGGCAGTCCCGAGTAGTTCACGCTCGCGATGTCCGGGTGGCTGTCGAGCCACTCAGCGATTTCCTGCGCGTTCTGTACGTGACGCTCGATCCGGAGGGACAGGGTTTCGATGCCCTGGATGAGCTGCCAGGCGCTCGCCGGGGCGATCGCAGCACCGAGATCGCGGAGCAGCTGTACGCGCGCCTTGATGATGTACGCGAGGCCATCACCGACAGCCGTCGTGTAGCTTGCGCCGTGGTACGACGGGTCCGGCTCGGTGAGGCCGGGGAACTTCTCCACGTTTTTCGACCACTCGAATGTGCCGCCATCGACGATCACGCCGCCGATAACCGTGCCGTGGCCACCGAGGAACTTCGTCGCGGAGTGCACGATGATGTCGGCGCCGTGCTCGAACGGCCGGATGAGGTACGGCGTCGCGATCGTGTTGTCGACGATGAGCGGGATGCCTGCCTCGTGCGCGATGCTCGACACCAGCGCGATATCGAGGATGTTGATGCGTGGGTTGCCGATCGTCTCGGCGAAGAACAGCTTCGTGTTCGGGCGGATGGCGCGGTGCCACTCGTCGGCGTCATCCTGGTCCTCGACAAAGGTCGTCTCGATGCCGAGCTTCGCGAGCGTGTACTTGAACAGGTTGTACGTACCGCCGTAGATCGACGATGACGACACGATGTGATCGCCCGCCTGGGCAATGTTGAGGATCGAGGCTGTCGACGCGGCCTGGCCAGACGCGAGGAGGAGGGCCCCGCTGCCCCCTTCGAGAGCGGCGACCCGCTCCTCAACGACGGCCTGCGTCGGGTTCTGGATCCGCGTGTAGATGTTGCCGAACTCGGCGAGGGCGAAGAGGTTCTTGGCGTGGTCTGCGCTGTCGAAGACATAGCTCGTGGTCTGGTAGATCGGCGTCGCGCGAGCCTTCGTCGTCGGGTCGGGCGCGGCACCCGAGTGAATCTGCTTGGTTTCGAACTGCCAGGAAGCTGAATCGGCCATGATGAGCTCTTTTCGGGTGAGGTTGCGGGACACAGGCTGGGGCGCTGGGCCCTCACTCGAGACTAAGCACCGTGAGAGCGGGCACACAATCCCACCGCAACATGGCGTAATCGGGTCTGCCGGGCGGATCCGATCTCGCGTGGACCCGCCGCTACTCTGGAGCAATGACGAGAAGACGCGCGGTCGTGACAGGGGCAAGTTCAGGAATCGGCGAGGCGACAGTTCGCCTGTTCGCGAGCCGCGGCTGGGAGGTCGTCGGCGTCGCCCGCCGCCGTGACCGGCTCGAAGCGCTCGCCGCAGAAACCGGTGCGCACGTCGTTGTCGCCGACGTCACAGTCCAGGCCGACGTCGACCGCCTGCGGGACGAGGTCGCAGCATCCGGTGGTGCTGATGTCCTGGTCTGCAACGCCGGCGGTGCTTTCGGCATGGACTCGGTCGAGGCGAGCGACCCCGACGACTGGGCGAGGATGTTCGACGTCAACGTGCTCGGGACCAAACGTGTGATCTCCGCGCTGCTTCCGGTTCTCCGCGACACGGTCGATGCACCGGATGCCGCATCGCTCGTCGGCGTCACATCGATCGCCGGTTCGATCGCCTACGAGGGAGGCGGGGGATACAACGCTGCCAAGTTCGCCGAGCGGGCGCTCTTCGCCGTGCTCAGGCTCGAACTGGCCGGTGAGCCGATTCGTGTCATCGACGTAGCGCCGGGAATGGTGCACACCGAGGAATTCTCGCTCGTGCGATTCGGCGGCGACCAGGCCCGCGCCGATGCGGTCTACGACGACGTGCCAGACCCGCTCGTTGCCGACGACATCGCCGAGGCCATCGTGCACGCCGTCGAACTGCCCGCGCGCGTCAACATCGACTCGATCGTCGTGAAGCCGGTCGCCCAGGCGGCCCCGCACAAGGTGATCCGTGGCCAACTCGCGATGAAGCGGAGCTGAACGGCCTGACTCGCGTGTAGGTTCTTCGGCATGACCAATACCGACGGCCCGCTCACCGGCGGAAACATGAACGCCGTCACCAGAATCGGGAACGCGGTCCGGCGAACGGCAGGGCCGTGGACGCCGACGGTGCACCGGTACCTTCGGTACCTTGAGCGCAACGGCATCGACTGGGCCCCGCAGCCGATCCGGTGCGACGACGACCACGAGGTGCTGAGCTTCATCCACGGGGATGTGCCGGTCTATCCGCTTCCCAGCTGGATCTGGGACGATGCGGTGCTCATCGACGGCGCGAAGAAGCTCAGGCAACTGCACGACGCCTCGATCGGGTTCGCCGTCGACACAGCGATCTGGCAGTCGCCGACGAAGATTCCGTCAGAGGTGATCTGTCACAACGACTTCGCGCCGCACAACCTCGCCTTCGCCACCGACGGTTCCATCGTCGGTGCCATCGACTTCGACCAGGCCTCGCCGGGCCCCAGGCTCTGGGACCTGGCCTATTTCGCCACCCGCGCCTGCCCGCTCACCCGGCATCCGCCCGTTGGCGCGCCCGGTCCCGACGACGCCAGGCGACGTGTCGAACTGATCCTGGAGGCGTATGGGTCGGATGCCAGCTGGCGCGATCTTGTGCGCGTTGCGGCGACGCGGTTGTGGGACCTGGCCGAGCTGTCGCGGGACAAAGCGGAGGAGCTGTTCAAACCGGAGCTCAGGTCGGAGGCTCTCGCCTACGACCGTGACGCCGAATACCTGGCGTCGGTTCTCCGCGCGTCCGCCTAGAAGTGCGTGATTCCGTAGACCGGGCCGTCTGAGGCGAGAAGAGCCTTGAGTCGCCGAGCCGCGCCATCGGTGTGCTCGATGAGCTGTCCTGCTGCGCGAAGCACAACGGGATCGGCGCCGCCGAGATAGAGCGAGCTGAGCACCCACGCGTCGAGCTCGACGTCGGGAGTTGCGGAATCGTCGCGTTCCACCCGCGCGGTGGCATCCGTTACCGAGATCCGGAAAACGCCGTCGGCGAAGCCGAGGTCATCGGTGACGCGGAGGACGATGTCACCGTCGGCGACGTACGGGCGCGCCTCGAGCGCGGTGATCGGGTCGAGGATACGCAGCCAGACCCAGTCCTCGGCAGCGGTGACGGTGATCGCCCTCGGGTCGACGAGCGCCCAGGACAGTGGGTCATCGAGCCGACCAGCGCGCCAGGTCACCGAGTCGCACAGTTCGATCGACGCGAGGTAGTACCAGAGGCCCAGGTAAGCGTTGTCGTCGGCCGCGACGAGGTCGAGGACCTCGACAGACCGCGCTTCTGTTCCCTTGCCGCCGAACCGGTAGGAGACGTAACCGTCGATCTCGCCATCGGTGTCGTAGTGCAGCGCCGCGCGGATCGCGCGGTCTTCGTCCTTCGCCTCGTCGGCCTGTCCCGAAATCCGACCCCAGATGCCGGCGTGCCTGCTGACGGAGCCGGTCTGGCTGGCGTGGAACCGGTCGAACACGGCGGGAGCGATGTCGATCAGATCGCGGGCATCGACCCACTCGGCGGTTCCGGTCGGTGTCGTGTGCAGCCGGAAGCGCGCGTCGGTGGCGACGGAGATGTTGTTGGCCCAGGTGGCGGGGCCGAACCCGAACCTTCGGTAGATCGTGGCTTCGGTTGCCGTCAGTGCGGCAATCGCCATTCCCGCTTCGTGGGCGCGGGTGAGGCTGTCCGTCATCATGCGGCGGAGGAGGCCCTTGCGGCGGTGGGTCGGACGCACGGTCACTGACGAAATCAGGTGAGTGGGCACGAGGCGGCCGCCGCCGACGTTGACGGTCTTCTCAAACGAGGCGAAGGTGGCGACGGGGTATTCGGGCGGCAGTGAGGACGCGCGGCGCGTGACCGGGTAGGCACCGGTGAGGACCTGATTGTCTTTCCTCAGGCGGACGGCTGCCCTGGCGACGGCCTCGTCGGTCATGCGCGGGTAGTGGAATGCCTGGTTCTCGACCTGGATCCAACCGACCGTCTCGGGGAAGTTGTCGTCGGTCGGTGCGGCCGCGCCGAAGACGTGGAGTTCGTATTCCTTCTCGTGTTTGCTCACTGCTTAACCGTACCTCGGTGTTCTGAGGGGGAGTTCCTGAGGGGTACCGTGAACCCATGACACCTGCGGCCGAGACCAGCTCCCCAGCCCCTGTTCCCGACCGCGAGGTCCTCAGCTGGGACGAGTTCGGTTCGGCCTCACGCGAACTGGCGAAGACTGTTCTCGCCTCGGGTTTCACCGCCGATATCGTCGTTGCCATCGCGCGCGGTGGCCTGCTCCTGGCCGGGTCGATCTCGTACGCGCTCGGCACCAAGAACTGCGGCAGCATCAACGTCGAGTTCTACACGGGTGTCGACGAGCGGCTGCCTGAACCCGTGCTCCTGCCGCCGCTTCTCGACGCTCCAGCGCTCCTCGGTCGGAACGTGCTGCTCGTCGATGACGTCTCCGACTCCGGTCGCACGCTCGCGATGGTCGTCGACCTGTTGCGTGGCCACGGCGCGACGGTGCGCACGGTAACCCTCTACTCCAAGCCGAGGACGGTCCTCGAACCCGACTTCGTCTGGCGCAGGACCGACAGGTGGATCACCTTCCCGTGGTCCGCGTTGCCACCGGTGACCGCTGACGCCCCGTAGGCTCGACGTATGAGTGTGCACCTGGTTGGCGGCGGTTGGTCCGAATCGAAGAGTCCTGCGGTCTATGACCTGTTCGTTGCGGAGGCTGCTGAACGCGCAGAGTCCGAGTCGTTCGATGGCGCGCCGCGCATCGCCGTGATCGTGGTTCGCGATGAAGACGGTGATGCACACGCGGCGAAGCTGGTCGATGCCGCGTCAGCAGCCGGGGCGTTCGAACCTGTGGTCACCTCACTCGCGTTCGGCGAGACCGCGACGCCCGCTTCGCTCGCCGGCGTGCACGGAATTATCGTCGGCGGCGGGTTGACGCCCGCCTACCTCGCGAGCCTCACGCCGATCTTTGGCGAAATCAGGCGGCTCGTGGCGTCCGGCGTTCCGTACCTCGGATTCTCCGCCGGAGCCTCGATCGCATCAGAGCGCGCTCTCGTCGGTGGCTGGCGGATCGGCGGCGTCGAGGTCAGCCCCGAGGCAGGTTCGGAGCACCTGGATGAGGTCACCGTTGAGAACGGCATCGGCCTCCTCGACATCTCGGTCGACGTGCACGCCGTGCAGTGGGGCAACCTGTCGCGCCTTATCGCGGCAACCGAAGCGGGCCTCGTCGACGGCGGCGTCGCGATCGACGAGAACACAGCCTTTGTGGTCGGCGAGGGCGCTCTTCGCGTCGTCGGTGCCGGCAGCGTGTGGCAGGTCCTGTCCACCGACGGTGGTGTCCGCGTCTCCTCACTCGCCGCGGGATGAATTTCACCCTCACAGAGCTCGCCGCCCAGGGTCTGATCGATCGGGGCTGGGCGAGCGCGCTCGAGCCGGTGCAGCCCGAGTTGTCTGCCCTCTCCGAGTTCCTCGACGCTGAGACGGCGTCTGGCAGGGGTTTTCTGCCGGCACCGGAGAATGTGCTGCGCGCGTTTCGGTCGCCGCTCGACGGCATCCGGGTGCTCCTCGTCGGACAGGATCCGTATCCGACCCCGGGGCATCCGATCGGCCTGTCGTTCGCTGCGGATCCCCACGTCAGGCCGCTTCCGCGGAGCCTCGTCAACATCTACCGCGAGCTGAACGATGATCTGGGCATCGCGCCGGCGGAGTCTGGCGACCTGAGCCCGTGGACCGATCGCGGCGTGCTGCTCCTCAACCGGGTGCTCACCGTGTCACCGGGCGAGGCGGGTTCGCACCGGCGGAAGGGCTGGGAGGCGGTGACCGGGTGCGCCATCCGTGCCATCGCTGCCAGGGACAAGCCGCTCGTCTCGATCCTCTGGGGAAAGGATGCCCAGGCTCTCGCGCCCCTGCTCGGTTCGACTCCACGAATCGAGAGCGTGCACCCGAGCCCGCTCTCAGCGTCGCGCGGATTCTTCGGCTCACGGCCGTTCTCCCGGGCTAACGAACTGCTCGTCGAGCAGGGCGCTGAGCCCATCGACTGGCGACTGGACTCGACCACCCTCTGGTGAGGCAGCCTCCGTCCTGGTGAGGCAGGCTCCGTCGCCCGCAAAATCGTCTGTCGGCGCCGACGATTCCGGAAGACGAAACGGGATCGACACACCGGTCATCTACTCTTGAACCGTGCTTGAAGAGGAATACCAGCCCCGACGCCGATTGCCGCCGCACCTGCGCAAAAAACCCGAGCCGGAGACGCCGTTCAGTTACTCGATTCGTGAGGCGCGGCCGGAGGATCTGCCGCACATCCGCGAGATCTACAACTACTACGTCGCCAACAGTGTCGTGACCTTCGACGAAGACAAGATGTCGCTCGCGAAGTGGAAGGCGAAGTTCGCGCAGCTGCAGAAGCTTGGCCTGCCGTTCATCGTCGCCGAGTCGCCGAACGGTGTGATTCTGGGCTACGCGCTGGTGTCGCCGTGGAAGGACAAGCGGGCGTACCGCTTCACCGTCGAGAACTCGATCTATCTGGGCCCTGCGTCGACGGGGAAGGGGCTCGGTCGCGTACTGCTCGGCGAACTGATCGAGCGATCGAAGCAGGCTGGCCTGAAGGAGATTCTCGCCGTGATCAGCGACAAGGGTGCTGAGGGTTCGATCGCGCTGCACGAGTCCTTCGGGTTCGTGGAGATCGGCCGGATGGGGCGGGTCGGGTTCAAGTTCGAACGCTGGCTCGGAACCGTCCTGCTGCAGAAGTCGCTGAAGTAGGCGCGCGATGACTGAATCTGCGCCGCTTGAGAGGCCCGCCAGAAGTACGCCGCTTCGTGCATACGCCGGTGAGATCCACGCGGACCCGGATGCCGTCTTCGCGGCTCTCGAGCGACGGTTGCGTGAAGGTTCCACCGAATCCACGCTGGCCGTCGACCGTGCTGGGCGTTTCGTCGCGGTGCAGGGCGGCTGGTGGTACCGGGCTGAATACCGGGTTCTGGCATCCGACGACGGTGCTCGCATCGAACACGAGGTGCTGAATGTGGCACCGAGGCTTCACTGGGCTGGGCCACTTGCCGGGCGCAGGGTGCTCGCGGACTCGCCAGCCGCCTTCGGCGCGCTGCTCACCGGATTGGCCGCCGAGCTCGAACGCTGAGCCGCACCACCGAACTTCTCCCGCGCTCAACTGTCACGAATGCACGGCAACCGTCCCGCAACCATGCATTTGCGACAGTTGAGCGACGGTACTGAACCCCGCGCGGGTTCGACTGTCACGGATGCACGGCAACCGTCCCGCAACCATGCATTTGCGACAGTTGAGCGACGGTACTGAACCCCGCGCGGGTTCGACTGTCACGGATGCACGGCAACCGTCCCGCAACCATGCATTTGCGACAGTTGAGCGACGGTACTGAACCCCGCGCGGGTTCGACTGTCACGGATGCACGGCATCCGCCCGGCAACCATGCATTTGCGACAGTTGAACGACGGCACCGAACCCCGCACGCGCTCAACTGTCACGGATGCACGGCATCCGCCCGGCAACCATGCATTTGCGACAGTTGAACGACGGCACTGAACCCCGCACGCGCTCAACTGTCACGAATGCACGGCAACCGCCCGGCAACCATGCATTTGCGACAGTTGAGCGACGGTACTGAACCCCGCGCGGGTTCGACTGTCACGAATGCACGGCAAGCCGCCGGAACCATGCATTAGCGACAGTTGAGCGACGGTACGGCGCGGCTCATACGACAAAGGCCGGTGGAGCTGTTGCCCCACCGGCCTTTGTGTTGAGTGTGCGTCTGCCACCCGCGGTCACGGCGCGTCAGACGTGGGCGGTCCCTTACCCGCGCGGGGTTGCCCGGCTGAGGATGAAGTAACCCGCGAGCGCCGAGAGCACCGTCGGTACGAGCAACCAGGCGACGACCCCCTGTGGTCCTGAGGCGACGAACCATTCACCGACAAGGTGCCAGGTCTGCGTCAGGGTGACCAGAGCGACGGCGCCGACGATGAGGATGATGCTGATGGCTGATGCGACCAGGAGGCCGTTCGTGCGCCAGCGCATGAAGATCGCTCCGCTCACCGTGCCGATGAAAGCGAAGAACATCATGGCGACGGTAAATACGAAGAGCCGCTGCCAGAGCTCACCCGTACCGAAGTACA is part of the Mycetocola zhujimingii genome and encodes:
- a CDS encoding sensor histidine kinase is translated as MSPKRLSAEERDRFSWQLARLLYRTTRLFGLTGTATALICLSLPGAMEFTSYLTCVVLLAVLAVAQTVMTYRPDPLWMILTYSIGLSTIAAIYIPAGGQLNMGTGSAISALGAWGIGSMATILVSTWGQLVCLALAFLSTIGTILALSTGINPRTLPLLVFISVGWGVSTMFGLWLRSSFPRIMARVASIGRAHNVERRATETETQRHRDARLLHDTVLATLTLLAHSGVGVAPEALRAQAESDGALLTRLRLGESPQPKSSGEYTLTNTAELALGGTLEALKRRFGSMGLDINWHGSGQLGLPGGKLEAFVLALSECLENVRRHSGQTVAHVTLSDDGEVVRGVVTDAGVGFDPQAVEDGRLGFAESVVARVRDAGGSVRVFSAPDAGTTVVLEVPK
- the metX gene encoding homoserine O-acetyltransferase MetX, producing MDWQTPEDTVPSRFITEADTRHVLGKPPATGAWRDGDPRGFRLFADLGPLEFESGQSLPHVRIAFETRGTLSPERDNAILIAHALTGDSHVMGPAAPGHPTAGWWQEIVGPGLAIDTDVWFVVTPNMLGGCQGSTGPASFSPDGFEWASRFPFTTIRDQVSAQVALADALGIGTWAAVIGGSMGGMHALEWAVGFPDRVGRLAVLAAPPMTTADQIALNSVQIEAIRTDPLFAGGDFYDARDGEGPHRGLALARRMALLNYRSPTELNDRFERSWQSPISPLGDGGKYAVESYIDFHGNKFTRRFDANSYITLVEAMNSHDVGRDRDGIEAALGRVRAPTLVLGIDSDRLFPVEGQERIAAGIRTGIDGNSPAVIESEYGHDGFLIEHVAVSFHLSRLLNSPAA
- a CDS encoding oxygenase MpaB family protein — protein: MTRLADAWKSHLLSTLSGSSEGRPAWVERLEDGGDAGFFGPGSASWAVHGELPTMVAGIRSLLMQALHPGALAGVHDWSRYREDPLGRLSGTIRWLMTVTFADTATAVAESQRVGRFHERVTGTYLDANGDEREYAAGDPELLDWVHSVFTDSFLACQLLWGSPIPGGADAYVSEWAKAGELIGVEQPPRSAAALKEHLHSVYAAGTLKHDERVAEIVHFIRNPPLSRGVLPAYRVLFAGAVASIPREYRELLGLGRPLFPAVTTTRVVLGGVRRILGRRSTSEDAALRRIARISASV
- a CDS encoding bifunctional o-acetylhomoserine/o-acetylserine sulfhydrylase, coding for MADSASWQFETKQIHSGAAPDPTTKARATPIYQTTSYVFDSADHAKNLFALAEFGNIYTRIQNPTQAVVEERVAALEGGSGALLLASGQAASTASILNIAQAGDHIVSSSSIYGGTYNLFKYTLAKLGIETTFVEDQDDADEWHRAIRPNTKLFFAETIGNPRINILDIALVSSIAHEAGIPLIVDNTIATPYLIRPFEHGADIIVHSATKFLGGHGTVIGGVIVDGGTFEWSKNVEKFPGLTEPDPSYHGASYTTAVGDGLAYIIKARVQLLRDLGAAIAPASAWQLIQGIETLSLRIERHVQNAQEIAEWLDSHPDIASVNYSGLPSSPWYAAANKYAPKGVGAVLSFELKGGVDAGSELVNTLSLFSHLANIGDVRSLVIHPASTTHSQLTPEQQLTTGVTPGLVRLSVGLENVADLKADLEQGLAAARKVVEAARA
- a CDS encoding SDR family NAD(P)-dependent oxidoreductase, which encodes MTRRRAVVTGASSGIGEATVRLFASRGWEVVGVARRRDRLEALAAETGAHVVVADVTVQADVDRLRDEVAASGGADVLVCNAGGAFGMDSVEASDPDDWARMFDVNVLGTKRVISALLPVLRDTVDAPDAASLVGVTSIAGSIAYEGGGGYNAAKFAERALFAVLRLELAGEPIRVIDVAPGMVHTEEFSLVRFGGDQARADAVYDDVPDPLVADDIAEAIVHAVELPARVNIDSIVVKPVAQAAPHKVIRGQLAMKRS
- a CDS encoding phosphotransferase; translated protein: MTNTDGPLTGGNMNAVTRIGNAVRRTAGPWTPTVHRYLRYLERNGIDWAPQPIRCDDDHEVLSFIHGDVPVYPLPSWIWDDAVLIDGAKKLRQLHDASIGFAVDTAIWQSPTKIPSEVICHNDFAPHNLAFATDGSIVGAIDFDQASPGPRLWDLAYFATRACPLTRHPPVGAPGPDDARRRVELILEAYGSDASWRDLVRVAATRLWDLAELSRDKAEELFKPELRSEALAYDRDAEYLASVLRASA
- a CDS encoding GNAT family N-acetyltransferase, whose amino-acid sequence is MSKHEKEYELHVFGAAAPTDDNFPETVGWIQVENQAFHYPRMTDEAVARAAVRLRKDNQVLTGAYPVTRRASSLPPEYPVATFASFEKTVNVGGGRLVPTHLISSVTVRPTHRRKGLLRRMMTDSLTRAHEAGMAIAALTATEATIYRRFGFGPATWANNISVATDARFRLHTTPTGTAEWVDARDLIDIAPAVFDRFHASQTGSVSRHAGIWGRISGQADEAKDEDRAIRAALHYDTDGEIDGYVSYRFGGKGTEARSVEVLDLVAADDNAYLGLWYYLASIELCDSVTWRAGRLDDPLSWALVDPRAITVTAAEDWVWLRILDPITALEARPYVADGDIVLRVTDDLGFADGVFRISVTDATARVERDDSATPDVELDAWVLSSLYLGGADPVVLRAAGQLIEHTDGAARRLKALLASDGPVYGITHF
- a CDS encoding phosphoribosyltransferase encodes the protein MTPAAETSSPAPVPDREVLSWDEFGSASRELAKTVLASGFTADIVVAIARGGLLLAGSISYALGTKNCGSINVEFYTGVDERLPEPVLLPPLLDAPALLGRNVLLVDDVSDSGRTLAMVVDLLRGHGATVRTVTLYSKPRTVLEPDFVWRRTDRWITFPWSALPPVTADAP
- a CDS encoding peptidase S51, with the translated sequence MSVHLVGGGWSESKSPAVYDLFVAEAAERAESESFDGAPRIAVIVVRDEDGDAHAAKLVDAASAAGAFEPVVTSLAFGETATPASLAGVHGIIVGGGLTPAYLASLTPIFGEIRRLVASGVPYLGFSAGASIASERALVGGWRIGGVEVSPEAGSEHLDEVTVENGIGLLDISVDVHAVQWGNLSRLIAATEAGLVDGGVAIDENTAFVVGEGALRVVGAGSVWQVLSTDGGVRVSSLAAG